Genomic segment of Leifsonia sp. Root1293:
CTTCACTTGCTCTCCTTGATGTTCACGGCATCCGTGATCTCGTCGTTTGGGCGGGCGACGGCGTCGATGAGCTCGTCGAGCTCCTCCACGACGACGTCGGCTCCGGCATCCTGCAGCACTGCGCGTCCGACGCCGCGATCGACGCCGATGACCAGGCCGAAGGCGCCGCGGGCGCCGGACTGCACGCCCGAGACGGCGTCTTCTACGACGGCGCATTCGAGCACGGTCAGGCCGAGCGCTTTCGCTGCATGTATATAGGTATCAGGCGCGGGCTTGCCCGGCAGACCGAGTTCGGTCGCGACGTTGCCGTCGACGACGATCTCGAAGCGGTCGGCGATCCCGGCTGCGGCCAGGACGGCCGGGGCGTTCTTGGAACTGGAGACGACGGCGACCTCGTAGCCGTCAGCGATGACGGCCTCGAGGAACGCGAGCGAGGCGGGATAGGCCGCGACGCCCTCCTCGGTGATGGTGTCGTTGAACACGGTGTTCTTGCGGTTGCCCAGACCCCAGACGGTGTCATCGGCCGGGTCGGCATCCGGAGTCCCGGGTTCGAGCTCGATGCCGCGCGACGCGAGAAGGTCGCGCACGCCGTCGAAGCGCGGCTTGCCGTCGATGTGGTCGAAGTAGTCCTGCTCGACGTAGGGGGCGACGCCGTGGCTCTCGAGGTACGGCGTGAACAGCCGCGCCCAGGCATGCATGTGCACCTCGGCGGTCGGCGTGAGCACGCCGTCGAGGTCGAACAGGAAGGCACGGATGTCGCGTCCGTGCAGCAGGTCTGGTGGAGTTTCTTCAGTGGTGTCCGTCACGCGGGCCCCCATCTCGGCTTCATGAAAAGTTGTGAGCGAGAAAGGGTCGCCTTCGACCCCTGCAGTACGGCAACGAGCCTATTGCGCATTGGGCAGGGGATGCGAGCGGGGGCGGCGTTTCCATTCGTGCGCATTCGTGCGGATGACCTGATCAGGGCGTGCGCCGCCGCTGCGCTCGCCGAGATGACCGAAACCGATGTTCACGGCGCATTCGAAGGTCGATCCGAGTCACCTCGATGCCTCGCGGGGGCGGATGGGCGTCAAATGGCTTCTCGCGGGAGAAAATGATAATGTCACTGGGTTGGTTCGCCCTCGGGTGGAACCAAGCGTGCGCGAGTGGCGGAATTGGCAGACGCGCTGGCTTCAGGTGCCAGTACTCGCAAGGGTGTGGGGGTTCAAGTCCCCCCTCGCGCACACGGACGGAACTGCGGATGCAGCCGTCGACCTGAACGAAATCGATCGCCGGCAGCCATGAGGCTGCCGGCGATCGTTTGGTTTCTCCTATCCGATGCAGCTGGCTGCACCGGTTCCCATGCGCTACTGCTGCACGACCCGGCCCACGCGCAGGTCGCCGGTGAGTCGGATGTCATCCGACGACGAGCCGACGAACAGCGGAACGGTGCCCGCCGGCGTGCGCCACCGGTCGCGATCCACGTCCCAGAACGACAGCGACTCGGCACTCAGCATGACGGTCACCTTCTTGCGCTCGCCTGGCTGCAGATCGACCTGCGCCCAGCCGGCGAGTGCCTTGGCCGCTGTCGGCACCTCGCGGGTGGGCAGCGGGCCGACGTAGACCTGCACGGTCTCGCGGCCGGCGACCGAACCGGTGTTGCGCACGGTGACATCGACCTTCAGCTGCTTGCCGACACCGTTCTTGCCCTTGGCCGACGAGGTCTTGAGTTTGGAGTACTCGAAGCTCGTGTACGACAGGCCATGACCGAAGGCGTACTGCGGGGTGATGCCGTACTCCTCGTAGCCGCGGTATCCGACGAAGATGCCCTCGGAGAACTGCTGGTCGAGCCCGACGCCGGGGAACTGCTCCGGTGAACTCACCGGGGTGCTGGCCTCGTCAGTCGGCACCGTGATGGGCAGCTTTCCGGACGGGTTCACGTCACCGAACAGGATGTTGGCGATCGCGTTGCCCTGCTCCTGACCGCCGTACCAAGCCTGGAGGATGGCCGGAACTCCGGCCTCCCACGTGCTGGTCTCGACGCCGGCGCCCGAGGTGACCACCACGGTGGTGTTCGGGTTCGCGGCGGCGACCTGACGGATGACCTCCTCCTGACCGTTGGGCAGGTTGAGGCTCGGACGGTCACCGCCCTCGGAGGAGTAGTCGCGCACGACGACGACTGCGGCCTGCGCGTTCCGGGCCAGATCGGCGGCGGCGAGGGCCTGCGGTGCGACGACACCCTCCGGAGGCACCCAGCCGAGCTTGAACACCGGTCCGTTGTCCGTCGCGCTGGGGGCGTCGTTCACGTTCTCCGCCCGCAGTTCGTACACGGTTCCCGCCGTCAGGTCGACCTCGACCGACGACTCCTGAGGCGTCGTCGACGGTGCCGTCTGGATGATCGGCTCTCCATCGAGGTAGAGGGTGGACGAGCCCGTCGCGACGACGGACAGCTGATAGCTGCCGTCCACGGGGGCGGTGAGCGATCCGGTCCAGCGGATGGAGGATTCGCCGTTCACGGACTGGGGCTGCGCCGGGAAGTGCGGCGAGGCGGCGTTGAATCCACTGAACAGGAAGAAGCCACCGTAGATGCCGGCGTAAGGATCCGTGCGGTCGAGCTCGGGGGTGCCCGAGAACTCCCGATTCAGGAAGTACTCGGCGCGCAGACCGTTTCCGGTGCCCGTCGCGGGCGTGAGGAAGTCCGACGGAATCGGATCCGGACCCGGAATCAGGGCCGCTGATGTCACCGGATCCGATCCGGCGACATGGCTCACACTCACGCCGCTGCCGGCTCGGGCCTGGATGCCCTCGAGCGGGCTGACGGTGTACGTCGGCTTCACCTGGGAGCTGCCGCCACCCTGTACGACGGTGTCGGCATCCGTTCCGATGACAGCGATCGATCCGACCCGGCTCGTGAGAGGCAGCGCTCCGTCGTCGTTCTTCAGCAGCACCATGGCCTGCTCGGCGATGGAGAGTGCCTCTGCGCCGTGCTCTGCCTCAGGAAGCGGCTGGATCACCGGCGGGTTGTCGAACAATCCGAGGGCGAACATGGGGCGCAGGATGCGGGTGACGGCGTCGTCGATGCGTGACATCGGCACCTGCCCGGCGTTCACGGCGTCGATGAGCGGGCCGCAGAAGAAGCAGCTTCCCGGCTGCTGGGCGGGGTTGAAGTTGCCCGGCATCTCCTGATCGAGACCATTGAGGATCGCGGGCACCGTGCTGTGCGTCGCACCGTAGTCGCTCATCACCCAGCCCTGGAACTTCAGCTGCTCCTTGAGGATCTGGTTCAGGAGTTCCCCGTTCTCGCACGCCTGCACGCCGTTGACGGCGTTGAAGGCGCACATCGCCGATCCGGGGTGGCCGTCCCGGATGCCGATCGCGTACGGGCGGGTGTAGATCTCCTGCAGTGCCCGCTCATCGATCACGGCATTGCCGCCGGCCAGCCGGTTGGTCTCCTGGGTGTACACGTTGTAGTGCTTGATGTCTCCGACGACGGGGTTGGACTGGATTCCGCGGAGGTTCGCAGCCCCCATGGTCCCGCTGAGCAGCGGATCCTCGCCGTAGGCCTCGAAGGCGCGCCCGGCCTGGGAGACCCTGGCGATGTCCACGGCGGGGGAGAGCAGCACGTTGTGCCCGGTGTCGAAGGCCTCGGATCCGGCGAGATCGCCGTACTGCTCGCCCAACTGGGCGTTCCAGGTCGCGGCCAGCGCCAGGGGCGATGGCAGTTGGGTCGAGCGCTGACCGTTCACGTCCGGGTTCGCGATGCGCGTGCCGGCCGGACCGTCGGCCATCGTCAACGCCGGGATTCCGAGGCGTTCGATCGGGGCGTTGTAGAAGCCGTAGAAGTTGTTGATCTCCCCGTGCAGCATGTCGACCTTCTCCTCGAGGGTCATCTGCCGCAGCAGCGCAGCAGCGCGGCGGGTGTCGGATCTCGAGCTGTCCCACCAATTGCCCGGTGGGAAGGCGTACGCCTCGGCCGCGCGGAGTTGGTCTGCCGTGGCCGCCTCGCCGTTCGGATCGTCGTTCGCCGCTTGGGCGACGGCAGGAGACGCGAGCAGCAGTGCTGCCGACGCGGCCGCGATGAGCATCAGCCGCCGGCGTCCCTGCCGACGGTGCGTGAAGGAATACATGTCAGACTCCCGACTTGTTGCGTTGTCGTCCGCAATGCAATGTCGGGAGCGCCTCGCGTCGTGGGGGTCTGGAAGGACGGCTACGTTGCGATGCCTTCACACACGGGCTCTTATGGGGATGGCCATTCCACCCCCGTTCGGGGGATGCCGTCAAGGGGCTGGCGGATGTTTCCCCGGGTTTCTCATCGCGGCCTCACGAAGCGCGGGCCGGAGCGCGGTTCGACGTGGAGTCTCAGCTCGGGCGGTGCCGAGGACTCGGCGGGCGGCGGCGCTCCCACGCGTCGGTGATGTGAGTGCGCATGGCGTTCTCGGCTGCAGTCGGATCGCCGGCCTCGATCGCGGCGAAGACGTTCTCGTGCTCATCGAGAGTGAGCTCGAGCTCGCTGTGCATGCTGAAGCGCGCGCTCGACCTCGCCTGATGGAAGAGCGTCTTGACGATGTTGTCTGCGAGGCGGTTGTCCGTCATCTCGCCGACCACGGCGTGGAAGACGACGTCGGCCTGGTTGAACGCCGGCTCGTCCCCGATGGTGTCGCGCATCAGCTGGAGGGCATTGCGCAGCGCGGCGAGCTGCTCCTCGGTGCGCACCTGGGCGGCATCGCGGGCGATGAGGGCCTCGAGGGTGGCGCGCACCATGCTGAGGTCGTCGAGCACGCCGAGCGTCTCGTCGTTGGCGACGAGGGCGGAGAGCACCGTGGCATCGATCATGTTCCACGAGTCGATGGGAAGCACACGCGTGCCGCGACCCTGAGCGACGGCGACGAGCCCCTTCTCCTCGAGGCGCTTCACCGACTCGCGGATGACGGTACGGCTGACGCCGAACTGCTCGCAGAGCACGGCCTCAGGAGGCAGTGACGAGCCGGGCTCGATGTCGCCGCGCACGATGGCATCGACGAGGTCCGAGACCACGGTGACACCAAGGCGGGGACTGCGCGCTCGCGCCGCGATGGTGGGCACGAATGCGGATCCGCGACCATCGGGCATTGTCGACTCAGCGGGCATGGGCACAGCCTACCCACCACGACGTCACACCTATGATGACCATTTCTCGAGCCTACTTGATGCTTTGGTAACATGTATGATGTAATCACTCTTGGCCCTGCCAGGGTGCTTTAGTCGTCAGAGAAGCCGACCAGAACAGGATGCTTTCCATGTCACAGCAATCGTCCTCCCGACGCCGAGTCACTCGGCTGATGTCCGTGGCCGCAGCAGCGGCAGCCGGACTCCTCGTCCTCAGTGGATGCTCGCCGGCCGCCTCGGGCGGCGACAGCGACAGCGAGTACGGCTTCACGCCCGCCGAGCAGGTGAAGGACAGCGAGATCACCGTGTGGGTCGACGCCTCCCGCGAGCCCGCTGTGACGGCGTTCGAGAAGAAGTACCCCGACATCAAGATCAAGTACGAGACCTACGACGGCTCCGCCGGCGGCAGCGGATCGTTCCAGAGCAAGATCACCCTCATGGACCAGGCCGGAGAGGGCTGGCCCGACGTGGTGTTCTCCACCCAGCAGAACGACGCCATCTGGGCGTCGAAGCAGACCAGCAACGGCGAGCAGGGCTTCGCGGCACCGCTCAACAAGGGCTTCCTCGACCAGGACTTCCTCGACGGCTTCGCGAAGGGCTCGCTCGACTACGCCACGATCGACGGAACGACCTACGCGCTCCGCAACGACCTCGCGCAGACGGTCTTCTACTACAACCAGACCCTGCTCGACCAGTTCGGCTACGACGTGCCCACCACCTGGGAGGAGTACGGAGAGCTCGGAGACAAGCTCGCCGCCGAGCACCCCGGCTACATCCTGGGCAGCATGGGCGACAGCTTCATGACCTACATCTATTACGGCGGCAGCGAGTCGCCCGTGTTCCAGTCGCCGGAGTCCGGGGTGTTCCACTCCGACACCTCCGACAAGAACGCGGAGGGCGTGTCGAAGATCATCGACAAGATGCTCGCCAACGGCACCCTCGTGCAGGACAGCTTCTTCAGCGCTGACTTCGCCGCCAAGTACGCCGACAAGCTCGTGGGCGTTCCCGGTCCGGTCTGGTACACCGGCGCCATCTTCCAGGGCGGGCTCAAGACCCCGGCCGGTCAGATCGGCGTCGCTCCGGCTCTCAAGTGGGAGGGTGGCGACGTCGCCGCGGGCAACGTGGGCGGTGGCGAGTGGTACGCATCGAGCCACTCCAAGAACCTCGACGCGGTCAAGACGTTCCTCGAGTTCGTCACCAGTGCCGACGAGTTCCAGGTCGACGCGTCGTCGGGCTACCCGGCCTACACGACCGCAGCCTCCAAGTGGCTCGACAAGCAGGCCGAGGCCGGCTACTTCGTCAACGACGACTTCACGACCGTGATGACGGATGCCGCCACGCAGATCTGGGACGGCTGGAACGTCACGAGCTGGAGCCCCGAGACCGCATGGGCCAAGATCGTGATCCCCGGCATCGCCGCGGGCAAGACCGTCGAGTCCCTGCTTCCCGAGTGGCAGAAGGAACTCGAGAACGAGGCCACGGTCAACGGATACACGGTCAAGTAGCGTGACCGTCACCGCTCCTCCGGCTCCGGCCGGCGTCGTCCCCACGGGGCGGCGCCGACCGGCGGGCCGGCGCGCCGGCCGGATGAACGCGGGGCAGTCACGGTACGGCTACGTCTTCGTCAGCGGCTACACCCTGCTGCTGCTCGCCTTCGGTCTCCTGCCGACCCTCTACGCCGTCTACCTCGCCTTCACCCGCAACGGCGCCTTCGTCGGCTTCGACAACTTCGCCAGGGTCTTCAACGACTACAGGTTCCTTCCCGCCGTCGCCCACGTCGCGCTGTACATCGTGTTCTGGCTCGTGAGCCTCATCATCTTCGTGGTGATCCTCGCGCTCATCGTCCACGCGGTGCGGGTGCGCTGGCTCGGCAACACGGCCCGTTTCCTGTTCTACATCCCGGGTGCCATCGCCGGCGCCTCGAGCGTGCTGCTCTGGCTGTTCGTGCTCGATCCCAGCGTCAGTCCGGTCTCCGCCCTGCTCAAGGGCATGGGCTACGACTCCCTGGTGAGCGTCGTGGCGGTCGGCAATCTGCCCGTCGTCTTCACGGTCATCGCCTTCTGGGCCGGCGCCGGCGGCTGGATCGTCATCATGTACGGCGCGCTGAACAACATCAGCGGCGACATCATGGAGGCCGCCCGCATCGACGGTGCGGGGCCCGTGCAGACCGCGTGGCACATCCAGCTGCCGATGCTCACCAAGTGGATCAGCTACATGGGCATCATGTCGCTGGCGGCCGGCACCCAGCTCTTCGTCGAGCCGAAGATCCTCGCCCAGGCCACGAAGAACGTGGTGCCGGAGGACTACTCCCTCAACCAGCTGGCCTACCTGTACGCCTTCAGGCAGAACGACTTCTCGGGCTCCGCCGCGATCTCGATCGTGCTGCTCGTGGTCGCGCTCGGCCTGTCCACCATCTTCATCTTCCGTGGAAGGCTCTTCGACAGTGAGTGACACCACCCTGCGCCGCCGTCGCGCGATCTCGCCGGGTCAGTGGATCGGCCGGGCCCTCGTGGCCATCATGCTGCTCGCGTTCACGGCCTTCTTCATCCTGCCGATCGTCTGGCTCGTGCTCGCGCCCACCAAGAGCAACTCGCAGCTGCTCCTCGACGGACCGTTCAGCTTCGGCTCCCTCGACCAGCTGGCGGCGAACTGGAACCAGCTCTTCGCCTTCGGAAGCGGAGTGTTCACGACCTGGATCGGCAACTCGGTCTTCTACTCGTTCTCGGCGCTGGTCATCACCCTGATCGTCAGCATCCCGGCCGGCTACGCCCTCGCCCTCATCGAGTTCAAGGGTCGCCGACTGCTGCTGGTCACGACGCTCATCGTGATGCTCATCCCGAACACGGCGCTCGTGCTGCCGATCTTCCTCGAGCTGAGTGCCGTGCGGCTCATCGGCAGCCCCCTCGCGGTCATCCTGCCGTTCTCGTTCTTCCCGTTCGGCGTCTACCTCACCTACATCTACTTCTCCACGGCCGTCTCCCGCGACCTGCTGAACGCCGCCCGCATCGATGGTGCCGGCGAGCTGCGGGTGTTCGGCCAGGTCGCCATGCCCCTGGCCACTCCGGTGATCGCGCTGGTGGGATTCTTCAGCTTCGTGGGCAACTGGAACAACTACTTCCTGCCGTTCCTCGTGGTCGGCGGGCAGAAGATCCCGGTGCAGGTCGGCCTGTCGAACCTGCTGGCCAACGTGCCGGCCTTCAACCCGACCACAGCGACGAGCATCGTGATCGAACTGCCGACCCTGGCCCTGGCCACGTTGCTGTCGGTGGCGCCCATCCTCGTCATCTTCCTCTTCGCCCAACGATTCCTCGTCGAGGGCATGACCGCCGGAGGTACCAAGGAATGAAGATCACCGGGTACCGCACCCTGTCCAGTCGACATGAATGGCACCGTGCCGTCGGTGACATCAACGGCCACATCACCGATGCCGTCACCGACGTCCCGATCCTGCTCATCGACACTGATGAGGGCATCACCGGCGTCGGCATGGGCTCGCACGCCGACATCGATCGGCTGTTCCCCGCGATCGAGGGCGAGGATCCGCGCAGCGTCTCGGTGCTCTTCGACCGGATGCTCGCGCAGGTGTTCAAGTCGGGTCACGCCGGCGCGACCTACGGCGGCATCGCCACCATCGACGCCGCGCTGTGGGACATCAAGGCCAAAGCCGCCGGGGAACCACTCTGGCGTCTGCTCGGCGGACGCGACAGGTTCATCCCCGCCTACGCCTCCGGCCTCGACATCGCCCTCGATGACGACCAGCTCGAATCGTTCTACTCCGAGTTCGCCGACCGCGGCTACGTGGCGGGCAAGCTGAAGGGCGGCTTCGATCCGGATGCCGACCTGCGGCGCCTGCGCATCATCGACGGCGTCTTCCGCCGCAATACCTCGAAGCCCGGCCTCATGCTCGATGCCAACGAGTCCTGGCAGGTGAAGCAGGCCGTGCGCTACATCGGCACCCTCGAGGAGCAGATCGACCTGCTCTGGGTCGAGGAGCCGTTGCGCCGCTGGGACGCCGTCGGCCACGCCAGGCTCAGCAACTCCATCCGTGCCGCAGTGGCCACGGGGGAGAACCTGACGGGAGTCGACCAGTTCCGCCCTCTCTTCGATGCCGGAGCCCCCGACATCGTGCAGGCTGGAGCGGTCTGGGGCGTGACGCACCTGATGCGGCTGTCGACAGTCGCCGCCTCCCGCGACCTGCCGGTGAGCCCGGTCGGCTACAACGCCAATCCCGCCGTCGCGCACGCCATGTCGGCGATTCCGAACCACCTCACCACCGAGGTGCAGGGGGTGCGATTCGCCACGGGCATCAATGTCGATCACGAGTTCACCGATGGGGGCATCGTGTTGAGCGACGCCCCCGGCGCCGGAATCTCGATCGACGTCGACGCCATCACGGCTGCGGCGAGCACCCCCGACTGGTCGGACCCGGCAGGACCCCACGTGCGCCCCCAGCGAGCAGGCCTCCGTCTCGTGCTGGACGGCGTGGAGCGCTGAGACCATGCTGATCCGCCCCGGCCTGCACCGCATCGAGGCTCCGCTCGGCGAGCGTTTCGTGGCCCTCCACCTGCTCGTCGGCTCGGCAGGAGCGCTGCTCGTCGACACCGGCATCCGGGAATCGATCACCGAGACGCTGCTGCCCTACCTCGCCGCACACGACATCGACCCTGCATCCGTGCGCTGGGCGATCAACACCCATTGCGACTTCGACCACACGGGCGGGAACGGCGCGCTCAAGGCTGCGATCCCGGGCGTCGAACTGCTCGTGCACGAACTCGATCGCGAGCTCACCGAGGACGTGCAGCGTCTCATCGACGTGCGCTACGGCGAGTTCCGTGACACCGACGGCTTCGACGATCCGGCCGAGACGACCGCCTACCTGCGGTCGGTCTCCGATCTGGTGCCGGTCGACGGCATCGTGACGGGCGGGGAGCAGATCGACCTCGGCGACCGCGTCGTCACGATCCTGCATGTTCCGGGCCACAGCCCCGGCCACATCGCCGTGCACGACCCGTCGAACCGCGCCCTCGTGATCGGCGACGCGACCCTCGGGGCGACGGTTCCCTTCGCCGACGGACGGCCAGCATTCCCCCCGACCTATCGCGACGTCGACCCGTACCTCGCCTCCATCGACGCTTTCCGTGCGCTCGACGCCGACATGGTGCTCACGGCCCACTACCCGGTGTACGAGGGAGCCGCTGCCGCCGCGTTCCTCGACGAGAGCGTCGCATACACCGAGCTCATCGACGCTGTTCTCGCCGATGAGCTGGCTCGCAGCGCCGGCCCGGCCACGACGCTGGAGCTGGTGCGTGCCGCCGGAGACCGGCTCGGGCCGTGGAACGCGGATGCCCTCGACTATGCGGTCTTCCCGGTGACGGGCAACCTGGAGCGGATGCAGCGCCGCGGCCTCATCTCGTCGGCGATCGTCGACGGCCGTCGGCGCTGGTCCCTCGTCGGGAGCACCGCCCGATGAGCAGAGTGCGTCTGGGTGCCGTGGGTGCGGGCTGGTGGGCCACCAGCAATCACTTCCCGATCTTCGCCGGCCGCGACGACGTCGAGCTGGTCGGCGTCTGCGGCATCGGGCCGGAACTCGATGCGGTTCGCGACCAGTTCGGCTTCGGAATGGCCACCTCCGACTACACCGAGCTGCTCGACGCCGGCCTCGACGCCGTGGTCGTCTCCACCCCCCACGACCTGCACTACGACCAGGCCGCAGCGGCCATCGACCGCGGCCTGCACGTCCTGGTCGAGAAGCCCGTGACGCTGAAGGCCGCGCAGGGCTGGGACCTCGCGGATCGCGTGAAGGCCGCCGGGGTGCACTTCCTCGCGCCCTACGGCTGGAACTACAAGCCGTTCACGATCGAGGCGAAGCGCCTCGTCGACGCCGGCCACCTCGGCACCATCCAGCACGTGCTCTGCCACATGGCCTCGCCGACGCGCGGCCTGTTCGCCGGCGACACCAATCACATCCGGGCGCTCTGGGACTCGCAGACCAGCGGTCCCGATCCATCGACGTGGCAGTCGCCGGCCCACGGCGGCGGCTACGCCCACGGGCAGGTGACGCACTCGAGCGCCCTGCTGT
This window contains:
- a CDS encoding HAD family hydrolase — translated: MTDTTEETPPDLLHGRDIRAFLFDLDGVLTPTAEVHMHAWARLFTPYLESHGVAPYVEQDYFDHIDGKPRFDGVRDLLASRGIELEPGTPDADPADDTVWGLGNRKNTVFNDTITEEGVAAYPASLAFLEAVIADGYEVAVVSSSKNAPAVLAAAGIADRFEIVVDGNVATELGLPGKPAPDTYIHAAKALGLTVLECAVVEDAVSGVQSGARGAFGLVIGVDRGVGRAVLQDAGADVVVEELDELIDAVARPNDEITDAVNIKESK
- a CDS encoding beta-glucosidase H, which translates into the protein MYSFTHRRQGRRRLMLIAAASAALLLASPAVAQAANDDPNGEAATADQLRAAEAYAFPPGNWWDSSRSDTRRAAALLRQMTLEEKVDMLHGEINNFYGFYNAPIERLGIPALTMADGPAGTRIANPDVNGQRSTQLPSPLALAATWNAQLGEQYGDLAGSEAFDTGHNVLLSPAVDIARVSQAGRAFEAYGEDPLLSGTMGAANLRGIQSNPVVGDIKHYNVYTQETNRLAGGNAVIDERALQEIYTRPYAIGIRDGHPGSAMCAFNAVNGVQACENGELLNQILKEQLKFQGWVMSDYGATHSTVPAILNGLDQEMPGNFNPAQQPGSCFFCGPLIDAVNAGQVPMSRIDDAVTRILRPMFALGLFDNPPVIQPLPEAEHGAEALSIAEQAMVLLKNDDGALPLTSRVGSIAVIGTDADTVVQGGGSSQVKPTYTVSPLEGIQARAGSGVSVSHVAGSDPVTSAALIPGPDPIPSDFLTPATGTGNGLRAEYFLNREFSGTPELDRTDPYAGIYGGFFLFSGFNAASPHFPAQPQSVNGESSIRWTGSLTAPVDGSYQLSVVATGSSTLYLDGEPIIQTAPSTTPQESSVEVDLTAGTVYELRAENVNDAPSATDNGPVFKLGWVPPEGVVAPQALAAADLARNAQAAVVVVRDYSSEGGDRPSLNLPNGQEEVIRQVAAANPNTTVVVTSGAGVETSTWEAGVPAILQAWYGGQEQGNAIANILFGDVNPSGKLPITVPTDEASTPVSSPEQFPGVGLDQQFSEGIFVGYRGYEEYGITPQYAFGHGLSYTSFEYSKLKTSSAKGKNGVGKQLKVDVTVRNTGSVAGRETVQVYVGPLPTREVPTAAKALAGWAQVDLQPGERKKVTVMLSAESLSFWDVDRDRWRTPAGTVPLFVGSSSDDIRLTGDLRVGRVVQQ
- a CDS encoding FadR/GntR family transcriptional regulator — protein: MPAESTMPDGRGSAFVPTIAARARSPRLGVTVVSDLVDAIVRGDIEPGSSLPPEAVLCEQFGVSRTVIRESVKRLEEKGLVAVAQGRGTRVLPIDSWNMIDATVLSALVANDETLGVLDDLSMVRATLEALIARDAAQVRTEEQLAALRNALQLMRDTIGDEPAFNQADVVFHAVVGEMTDNRLADNIVKTLFHQARSSARFSMHSELELTLDEHENVFAAIEAGDPTAAENAMRTHITDAWERRRPPSPRHRPS
- a CDS encoding ABC transporter substrate-binding protein translates to MSQQSSSRRRVTRLMSVAAAAAAGLLVLSGCSPAASGGDSDSEYGFTPAEQVKDSEITVWVDASREPAVTAFEKKYPDIKIKYETYDGSAGGSGSFQSKITLMDQAGEGWPDVVFSTQQNDAIWASKQTSNGEQGFAAPLNKGFLDQDFLDGFAKGSLDYATIDGTTYALRNDLAQTVFYYNQTLLDQFGYDVPTTWEEYGELGDKLAAEHPGYILGSMGDSFMTYIYYGGSESPVFQSPESGVFHSDTSDKNAEGVSKIIDKMLANGTLVQDSFFSADFAAKYADKLVGVPGPVWYTGAIFQGGLKTPAGQIGVAPALKWEGGDVAAGNVGGGEWYASSHSKNLDAVKTFLEFVTSADEFQVDASSGYPAYTTAASKWLDKQAEAGYFVNDDFTTVMTDAATQIWDGWNVTSWSPETAWAKIVIPGIAAGKTVESLLPEWQKELENEATVNGYTVK
- a CDS encoding carbohydrate ABC transporter permease, which encodes MTVTAPPAPAGVVPTGRRRPAGRRAGRMNAGQSRYGYVFVSGYTLLLLAFGLLPTLYAVYLAFTRNGAFVGFDNFARVFNDYRFLPAVAHVALYIVFWLVSLIIFVVILALIVHAVRVRWLGNTARFLFYIPGAIAGASSVLLWLFVLDPSVSPVSALLKGMGYDSLVSVVAVGNLPVVFTVIAFWAGAGGWIVIMYGALNNISGDIMEAARIDGAGPVQTAWHIQLPMLTKWISYMGIMSLAAGTQLFVEPKILAQATKNVVPEDYSLNQLAYLYAFRQNDFSGSAAISIVLLVVALGLSTIFIFRGRLFDSE
- a CDS encoding carbohydrate ABC transporter permease, producing MSDTTLRRRRAISPGQWIGRALVAIMLLAFTAFFILPIVWLVLAPTKSNSQLLLDGPFSFGSLDQLAANWNQLFAFGSGVFTTWIGNSVFYSFSALVITLIVSIPAGYALALIEFKGRRLLLVTTLIVMLIPNTALVLPIFLELSAVRLIGSPLAVILPFSFFPFGVYLTYIYFSTAVSRDLLNAARIDGAGELRVFGQVAMPLATPVIALVGFFSFVGNWNNYFLPFLVVGGQKIPVQVGLSNLLANVPAFNPTTATSIVIELPTLALATLLSVAPILVIFLFAQRFLVEGMTAGGTKE
- a CDS encoding mandelate racemase/muconate lactonizing enzyme family protein, whose amino-acid sequence is MKITGYRTLSSRHEWHRAVGDINGHITDAVTDVPILLIDTDEGITGVGMGSHADIDRLFPAIEGEDPRSVSVLFDRMLAQVFKSGHAGATYGGIATIDAALWDIKAKAAGEPLWRLLGGRDRFIPAYASGLDIALDDDQLESFYSEFADRGYVAGKLKGGFDPDADLRRLRIIDGVFRRNTSKPGLMLDANESWQVKQAVRYIGTLEEQIDLLWVEEPLRRWDAVGHARLSNSIRAAVATGENLTGVDQFRPLFDAGAPDIVQAGAVWGVTHLMRLSTVAASRDLPVSPVGYNANPAVAHAMSAIPNHLTTEVQGVRFATGINVDHEFTDGGIVLSDAPGAGISIDVDAITAAASTPDWSDPAGPHVRPQRAGLRLVLDGVER
- a CDS encoding MBL fold metallo-hydrolase, with translation MLIRPGLHRIEAPLGERFVALHLLVGSAGALLVDTGIRESITETLLPYLAAHDIDPASVRWAINTHCDFDHTGGNGALKAAIPGVELLVHELDRELTEDVQRLIDVRYGEFRDTDGFDDPAETTAYLRSVSDLVPVDGIVTGGEQIDLGDRVVTILHVPGHSPGHIAVHDPSNRALVIGDATLGATVPFADGRPAFPPTYRDVDPYLASIDAFRALDADMVLTAHYPVYEGAAAAAFLDESVAYTELIDAVLADELARSAGPATTLELVRAAGDRLGPWNADALDYAVFPVTGNLERMQRRGLISSAIVDGRRRWSLVGSTAR
- a CDS encoding Gfo/Idh/MocA family protein, producing MSRVRLGAVGAGWWATSNHFPIFAGRDDVELVGVCGIGPELDAVRDQFGFGMATSDYTELLDAGLDAVVVSTPHDLHYDQAAAAIDRGLHVLVEKPVTLKAAQGWDLADRVKAAGVHFLAPYGWNYKPFTIEAKRLVDAGHLGTIQHVLCHMASPTRGLFAGDTNHIRALWDSQTSGPDPSTWQSPAHGGGYAHGQVTHSSALLFWLSELRAASVMAKVSTGGAAVDLFNAAVITFDNGALGSLSGAATVPDGDPYQVDIRIFGTEGVLLLDTERERMSLHRYDGTKYDLDVPPGSGDYECIVPPNRFIDLITGASTENNSDAEVAARSVELIDAMLRSSAAGGAEVLVHDDDRENP